The following coding sequences lie in one Apium graveolens cultivar Ventura chromosome 3, ASM990537v1, whole genome shotgun sequence genomic window:
- the LOC141712713 gene encoding guanosine nucleotide diphosphate dissociation inhibitor At5g09550-like, whose product MDEEYDVIVLGTGLKECILSGLLSVEGLKVLHMDRNDYYGGDSTSLNLNQLWKRFRGSEKPPETLGASRDYNIDMIPKFMMANGALVRVLIRTSVTKYLNFKAVDGSFVYNKSKIYKVPSNDVEALKSPLMGLFEKRRARKFFVFVQDYNENEPKTHEGMDLKAVTAKTVISKYGLDDNTLDFIGHALALYKDDSYLEQPAIDFVKKVKMYAESLARFQGGSPYIYPLYGLGELPQGFARLSAVYGGTYMLNKPQCKVEFDGDGKATGVTSEGETAKCKKVVCDPSYLPDKVKKVGKVARAICLMSHPLPNTGGAHSVQIILPQKQIKHKSDMYVFCCSYSHNVVPKGKYIAFVTTEAETDNPEAELKPGIDLLGPVEEIFFDTYDRYEPTNLDASDNCFISTSFDATTHFESTVHDVIAMYKRITGKDLDLSVDLSAASAAEE is encoded by the exons ATGGATGAAGAGTACGATGTGATAGTCCTTGGCACTGGTCTCAAGGAATGCATTCTCAGCGGTCTCCTCTCTGTTGAGGGTCTCAAA GTCCTCCACATGGATAGAAATGATTACTATGGCGGAGATTCAACTTCTCTTAATTTAAACCAG TTATGGAAGCGATTTAGGGGCAGCGAGAAACCTCCTGAAACTCTGGGCGCAAGCAGAGATTACAACATTGATATGATTCCTAAG TTCATGATGGCTAATGGTGCATTGGTTCGTGTACTCATCCGCACCAGTGTCAcgaaatatttaaattttaaggCTGTGGATGGTAGTTTTGTGTATAACAAAAGCAAG ATTTATAAAGTACCATCGAATGATGTGGAAGCACTCAAGTCACCGCTCATGGGATTGTTTGAAAAGCGGCGGGCACGGAAGTTCTTTGTTTTTGTACAAGACTACAATGAAAATGAGCCAAAAACACATGAAGGGATGGATCTCAAAGCAGTTACAGCAAAAACTGTGATTTC GAAGTATGGACTAGACGACAATACTCTTGACTTCATTGGGCATGCTTTGGCACTTTATAAGGATGATAGTTACCTGGAACAGCCTGCCATAGATTTTGTAAAAAAAGTCAAG ATGTATGCAGAGTCCTTGGCTCGATTTCAAGGAGGATCACCTTACATTTATCCTTTGTATGGGCTAGGAGAATTGCCGCAG GGATTTGCTCGTCTGAGTGCTGTTTATGGTGGAACATATATGCTTAACAAGCCTCAGTGCAAG GTGGAATTTGACGGTGACGGAAAGGCTACTGGTGTGACATCTGAAGGAGAAACTGCTAAATGCAAAAAAGTAGTCTGTGATCCATCTTATTTACCTGATAAG GTAAAAAAGGTAGGAAAAGTGGCTCGTGCTATATGTTTAATGAGCCATCCCTTACCTAACACGGGAGGTGCTCATTCAGTCCAGATTATTTTGCCACAAAAACAAATTAAACACAAATCGGACAT GTACGTCTTTTGCTGCTCTTATTCTCATAATGTAGTTCCCAAAGGCAAATACATTGCTTTTGTCACAACAGAGGCGGAAACAGATAATCCTGAAGCTGAATTAAAGCCAGGCATAGATCTCCTTGGACCCGTGGAAGAAATATTTTTTGACACTTATGACAGATACGAGCCCACTAACCTTGATGCATCTGATAACTGCTTCATCTCTACA AGTTTTGATGCAACTACACACTTTGAGTCTACAGTACATGATGTGATTGCAATGTACAAGAGAATAACCGGAAAG GATCTGGACCTTAGCGTTGATCTAAGTGCTGCTAGTGCTGCTGAAGAGTAG